From Drosophila nasuta strain 15112-1781.00 unplaced genomic scaffold, ASM2355853v1 ctg16_pilon, whole genome shotgun sequence, a single genomic window includes:
- the LOC132797637 gene encoding cytosolic non-specific dipeptidase-like, which translates to MNYHSVKIVSEYSSRKSFPNTRNTSSPLKRLFQMVLIKRECYVNDLWEIVGHETVSTRLNDRSKFKRAIDWLLKRLVALDVVAFSEHLGMQIMPDSFKIIRMPNIIIGLLKYCADKPTILVYGNLDVEEASFKDGWVTDPFVMSEQGNYLYGRGVALDKGPLMCWLNAVQAYRDAGLRLPLNIVFLIESMAHCGSLGLETVLQQRISFFREVSCVVIAGRRWQSNTTPCIIYGLRVASIAELYMRHFPI; encoded by the exons ATGAACTACCATTCCGTTAAAATTGTATCGGAATATTCTAGCCGAAAGAGTTTTCCAAATACTCGAAATACAAGCAGCCCACTAAAAAGATTATTTCAAATGGTACTAATCAAGCGTGAATGCTATGTTAATGATTTGTGGGAGATTGTGGGTCATGAGACGGTATCAACGCGCCTTAATGATCGTAGTAAATTTAAGCGCGCAATAGATTGGCTATTAAAACGATTGGTAGCTTTGGATGTAGTGGCCTTTAGCGAACACTTAGGTATGCAAATTATGCCAGATTCGTTCAAAATTATTCGTATGCCCAACATTATAATTGGACTCCTAAAATATTGTGCTGATAAGCCAACGATTTTAGTATATGGAAATCTTGATGTAGAGGAGGCATCGTTTAAGGACGGTTGGGTAACTGATCCATTTGTAATGAGTGAGCAGGGCAATTATTTGTATGGCCGAGGTGTGGCACTTGACAAGGGACCTCTTATGTGCTGGCTTAATGCAGTACAGGCATACCGTGATGCTGGGTTACGACTTCCGTTAAACATTGTATTCCTTATTGAAAGCATGGCGCATTGCGGAAGCTTAGGATTGGAAACGGTTCTACAACAACGTATAAGTTTCTTTCGAGAAGTGTCTTGTGTTGTCATTGCAGGAAGACGATGGCAAAGTAATACTACTCCATGCATTATATATGGCTTAAGAG TTGCGAGCATAGCGGAACTTTATATGAGGCATTTCCcgatttga